From Nocardia sp. NBC_00416:
CCACCAGCCGGGCCCGGCCCGTCGTGATGCCCAGCCCGACTCCCAGGATGGGCACCGACAGCGGCGCGACGATCATGGCGCCGATCACCGTGGCCGTGGAATCGCCGACCACGCCCGATACCGCGATCACTCCGGACAGTACGAGCATCAGCCAGAACGCCGAGCGTTTGGCACGGGTGTCGCCGACGCTCAGGTCGAGGCGATCGGTGATCTCGTCGAGTGACCGGCGTTGAGTTGCGGGAACGAGCAGTGACACGGTCGCGCCCTCAGTCCGGGAGCCGTCGCATCTCGATCACGGTGAGCCCGAGATTGTCGATCCGGGCCAGGATGGCCCGGATGCCGGTGGGATCGGTGACCGGTCCCGACAACACGGTGGTGCCGCTGGCTCGATCGCCGTCGAGCTCGGGGAAGGCGGCGAGTGCGCGTTCGGAGAGTTCGCCGTCGATGGTGAACTGGTATCGCATCGCCGTCTCCTGCCTCGTCCGGACGGCGACAGGTGCCGCCGTGCAGGATTCGAGTGTGTCGCGCGGCGACGGTGCCGCGCATCCTCCGGACCGGGTGAAGGGGTCGCCGCTGCGACGGGAGCGGGCCGGACTCAGAGCAATCCGGTACGGCGCGCTTCCTGCAGCGTTTCCATCCGCGACCCGGTGCCGAGTTTGGTGTAGATCCCACGCAGATGTGTTTTCACGGTGTTGATGGAAACCCCCAGGTCGTCGGCGATGTGCTGGGTCGTCCGGCCGGAGGGCAGCTGCCGCAGGATGGTCAGCTCGGTGGCGGTGAGCGCCGGATGATGGTTGTGCCGACGCGTGTGGTGGCCGGCGCGCACGGTATCGGCGAACGCGCTGCGGTGGCCGAAACATCCCGCGTAATAGTCGAGCAGATCGATCGTGCCCGGCACATCGAAGAACGGCCGGGTGATCCGATGAGTGGCCGCGATGCACAGACCGTTGTCGACGGCTTCGCGGGTTTTGGAATCGTTGCCGAGCTGGTGGTGGGCGCGGGCGTAGAGCAGCCAGCCGGTCAGCTGCGCGACCGGGTGGGGGCCCGGTGACGCCGACAGCAACGGTTCGACCTGGAGGACCACTCCGTGATGATTACCGCCGACCGCGGTGAGCGCGGCGCCGGACAGGACGGTGTCGGGGGTGCGGCCCAGCACTGTCCGGGCGCGTTCGGCCAAACGCTGGGCGGTACCGGTTTCGCCGGCCGCCAGCAGCGCCCACACCGAGGCGCTGAGCAGGCTACCGCTGAGCACCGGCGGCGGGTCGGCATCGAGGAGGCGGCCGATACTGCGGCGCAGCCGATCCGCGGCGGCGCCCCGATCGGCCGCGTGCTGGCAGTCGAGCAGACTGCCCACGACGTGCGGCAGCCAGCCGGCGACCGGACCCGGTGTCCCGTCCCGCCGGATGTGCTCGGCGCACAGGATGCGGATGTGGCCCGGTTGCGGTTCGGTGCCCTGCAGATAGGCGCCGTAGGCCTCCAACGCCGTCGCGTGCACGGTCTCCGGCAGATCCAGCAGGTCGTGGTCGCGCGCGATGGCGCAAGCTCGTTCGGCGCGCTGGCGCATGGTCGTGATCGATCCGGCCAGCCCGGCGGTGACCGCGAGCCGGGTCACCGCGATCAACCGGAGCCGGGGGTGGCAGCGGGACCGGGTGCGGGTCAGCGCGATCCGCAACCGCTCCTCGCCGCGGCCCAGTTCGCCGCGCATCGCCAGCGCGGTTCCGGTGGTCACCGCGAGATAGCCGTCCAGGTCGGGCCGGTCGGCGGGCAGCATCCGATCCGAAAACGCCCCCGTCTCCGCGGTGCTGCCCGTCGCCACTGCCAGCTCCGCGTCGACCGCGGTGGTGAGCGCCTCGAGCCGGTGCGGCCCCGCCAACGAGAGCGGATCGTCGTCGGCGAGCAGCCGGGCGCTGTCCCGATACGCCTGCGCCGAACCGCTGTCACCGTGCAGCAGCGCGTCGGTGACCTGCAGCAACCGCAGGTAGGGATCGGCCAGGACATCGGGCGCCGTCGCGGCGAGCGAGTCGAAAAGCGCCTCACCGTCGCCCGCGAACACCAGCGCCAGTGCGTGCTCGGCCAGGAAACCCGCCAGCGGCCGGTGGTCGGCCACGGCGAGCAGATGCGGGAGCGCGGCGCGCAGCTCGCCGGCCGACATCAGCTGGCGCGCGGCGCGCAGCCGCAGATCCGCGCACATATCCGTACCGAGGCGGTTGGCCTCGGCGTGGAAGTAGGCCCGCAGCATCGGATGGTACGTGTGCCAGACCTTGCCGCCGCGCGAGATCGACGTCATCGGGAAGTTGAGGCGGTCGAGTTCGTAGAGCCAGTGCGCCGCGCCGCCGCCGACCAGCGCGTCGGCGAGTTGCTCGGTGAATTCCTCCGGGACGCTGGTGCAGGTCAGGAACTGGCGCAAGGCCGGTGAGAGGGTGTCGATGAGTTCGCCCACCAGCAGATCGGTGAACGCGTGCGGCGGCCGGGCGAGTGCGGTCAGGGCGTCGCCGTGGTCGCCGGTGTTGGCGCTCAGGTAGATCGCGGCGATGC
This genomic window contains:
- a CDS encoding LuxR C-terminal-related transcriptional regulator, encoding MFPFTPVSRPRLHAVLDSVVGGGNGGVLLICGAVGIGKTVAVADWAAHRAHRETRIAWITVRDQASPWAGLRADLGLSGPGTGQPAAGVGEAESVIAALAESSAPTVLVIDDAHLITDPLALAGLEYFLQHAPSTVTTVLCARFDPPIRWHLLELHSRLTRWSAPDLALSTEEAALLCEGHSCELDQEALRTLMSLTQGWAALVRIAAIYLSANTGDHGDALTALARPPHAFTDLLVGELIDTLSPALRQFLTCTSVPEEFTEQLADALVGGGAAHWLYELDRLNFPMTSISRGGKVWHTYHPMLRAYFHAEANRLGTDMCADLRLRAARQLMSAGELRAALPHLLAVADHRPLAGFLAEHALALVFAGDGEALFDSLAATAPDVLADPYLRLLQVTDALLHGDSGSAQAYRDSARLLADDDPLSLAGPHRLEALTTAVDAELAVATGSTAETGAFSDRMLPADRPDLDGYLAVTTGTALAMRGELGRGEERLRIALTRTRSRCHPRLRLIAVTRLAVTAGLAGSITTMRQRAERACAIARDHDLLDLPETVHATALEAYGAYLQGTEPQPGHIRILCAEHIRRDGTPGPVAGWLPHVVGSLLDCQHAADRGAAADRLRRSIGRLLDADPPPVLSGSLLSASVWALLAAGETGTAQRLAERARTVLGRTPDTVLSGAALTAVGGNHHGVVLQVEPLLSASPGPHPVAQLTGWLLYARAHHQLGNDSKTREAVDNGLCIAATHRITRPFFDVPGTIDLLDYYAGCFGHRSAFADTVRAGHHTRRHNHHPALTATELTILRQLPSGRTTQHIADDLGVSINTVKTHLRGIYTKLGTGSRMETLQEARRTGLL